One segment of Coffea arabica cultivar ET-39 chromosome 7c, Coffea Arabica ET-39 HiFi, whole genome shotgun sequence DNA contains the following:
- the LOC113701735 gene encoding protein root UVB sensitive 4, producing the protein MQSSLCATSINSTHCHHSWASSPNAKISLIELAKTVKPLRVVSSLKSSFNFHKDFDFKKEYHQNHKNQQEQEQPTNSYQLPIVIRSSGSASRYFWDGNGLKLVPIHDNSFSLWDFCLDFDDAVRRLVRICNSALRNFFLPREVSGNYLEYVKWKLLHRVFSSALQVLATQAMFRAIGIGYKRSLPSAAALNWVLKDGLGRLSRCIYTASLASAFDTNLKRVRFSTSVLFSLSIGVELLTPLFPSYFLLLASVANIAKQISLACYLATGTAVHRSFAVADNLGEVSAKAQIQTVCFDNLGLVLAVLLNIMLRNNQRLQAALPFVVYPIFSAIDLFGIYQGLKHVHLQTLTKDRLEIIINAWIHQKYIPSPADISREEGINCSWRKGRELWPIRIGCLNVRGQLPHLAMLTMQALKDEDFYFICMERFSKGLSRIGRHGIVLSIREGACYSDVMTGLLQACYIRKHLVSSRNSVESSECPYPHSQEWFELIDDSKKLAKLNVNILNEEMLAVGWACKNILLTAQEQARYSFVAD; encoded by the exons ATGCAATCCAGTTTATGTGCAACTTCTATCAACTCTACTCATTGCCACCATTCGTGGGCTTCTTCTCCCAATGCCAAAATTTCCTTAATCGAACTGGCCAAAACGGTTAAACCCTTAAGAGTTGTAAGCTCCCTGAAATCCTCGTTCAACTTTCACAAAGACTTTGACTTTAAAAAAGAATACCACCAAAACCACAAAAATCAACAAGAACAAGAACAACCCACAAATTCTTATCAACTTCCCATTGTTATTCGAAGTTCCGGCAGTGCTTCAAGGTACTTCTGGGATGGTAACGGACTGAAATTGGTACCTATTCATGacaattctttttctttatgggacttttgtcttgattttgatgatgcGGTTCGGAGGCTGGTTAGAATCTGCAATTCTGCTTTGAGAAACTTCTTCCTCCCAAGGGAAGTGAGTGGAAATTATCTGGAATATGTTAAATGGAAGTTGTTGCACAGAGTTTTCAGCTCAGCTCTTCAGGTTCTTGCTACCCAG GCAATGTTCAGGGCAATTGGAATAGGCTACAAAAGGTCGCTTCCCTCGGCCGCTGCTTTGAATTGGGTGTTGAAGGATGGGCTTGGACGGCTTAGCAGGTGTATCTACACTGCTAGCCTAGCATCTGCTTTTGATACCAACCTTAAG AGAGTCAGGTTCTCAACGTCTGTTCTCTTCAGTTTGAGCATTGGAGTTGAGCTGCTGACTCCGCTTTTTCCCAGTTACTTCTTGCTGCTTGCTTCGGTTGCCAATATTGCAAAGCAAATAAGCCTAGCATGCTACTTGGCCACTGGT ACAGCTGTGCATAGAAGCTTTGCAGTTGCCGATAACCTTGGTGAAGTTTCTGCGAAGGCACAG ATTCAAACAGTTTGTTTTGATAACCTTGGTCTTGTGCTAGCAGTGCTCTTAAATATCATGCTTAGAAATAACCAAAG ATTGCAGGCAGCTCTACCATTTGTGGTATACCCAATCTTCTCGGCAATTGATCTTTTTGGAATTTATCAAGGGCTGAAGCATGTGCATCTGCAAACACTGACCAAG GATAGGCTTGAGATTATTATTAATGCATGGATTCATCAAAAATACATTCCATCACCTGCTGACATAAGTAGAGAGGAAGGTATCAATTGCTCGTGGAGAAAAG GCAGGGAACTTTGGCCAATTAGAATTGGTTGCTTAAATGTGAGAGGTCAACTACCTCACCTAGCAATGCTGACAATGCAAGCTTTGAAGGACGAGGATTTCTATTTCATATGCATGGAGAGATTCAGCAAAGGATTGTCGAGAATTGGTCGA CATGGGATTGTTCTTTCTATACGGGAAGGAGCTTGCTATTCAGATGTTATGACAGGTTTACTGCAG GCATGTTACATCCGCAAACATCTTGTAAGTAGCAGGAACAGTGTTGAATCTTCTGAGTGCCCCTATCCACATTCTCAAGAATGGTTCGAATTGATCGACGACAGCAAGAAGTTAGCGAAATTGAACGTGAACATTTTGAATGAAGAGATGTTGGCTGTGGGGTGGGCTTGTAAGAACATTCTATTGACTGCGCAGGAGCAAGCTCGATATAGTTTTGTGGCTGACTGA
- the LOC113701737 gene encoding B3 domain-containing transcription factor VRN1, whose protein sequence is MATGQRGKKGSHQTTNNPAKNPPHFFKVVLSSVGQGIRIPTAFMREHGESLKKVVWLKVPTGASWPVALLQTDVGTWLRKGWREFAEYYTIDRSYFLVFRYEGNSQFYVIIFDPTASEIEYPVEAGKGVHDNDLDQLPRRRTNPVQIFDEIESDDDSIEILEEIPAAASSSHAHNRRKSAQVDGNRRSIRAKKETFCFVKISPSAHNSPLLCEKKELLGVAITKPFHFFLPSAITLLLYCQGSSGMANTTHSRRRNLVISDAPHFFKVVFFPINRGMKIPTAFMRRYGDNLKKMVWLKVPTGASWPVELLHSDEGTWLHKGWQEFAEYYSIERFHFLVFRYDGSSRFHVVIFNTAASEIEYPMESGHHGMHDRQGQLPRRTSLVRKPEEIYSDDDDDDESIEIVEEISAPCKGKKRGRKSENTHQIGRDDGFVHGLQFGGRIKARGRSALKKSTSIAYQRAKAFKSKCPFFIVFMQPSYVSGSFTVNIPLTFVRDYLTTTQSHLDWELRLSEGKKKWSARCTFHSRNAKIYRGWKEFVVENNLVTGDVCVFELVMGAKIFNVTVYRRC, encoded by the exons ATGGCCACCGGTCAAAGAGGAAAAAAGGGATCACACCAGACAACCAATAATCCGGCCAAGAACCCACCACACTTCTTCAAAGTTGTGCTTTCTTCTGTCGGCCAAGGCATA AGAATTCCGACCGCGTTTATGAGAGAACACGGAGAGAGTTTGAAGAAAGTGGTGTGGTTAAAGGTTCCGACGGGAGCTTCATGGCCAGTAGCATTGCTCCAGACCGATGTTGGAACCTGGCTGCGGAAAGGGTGGCGGGAATTTGCTGAATACTATACAATTGAcagaagttatttcttggtgTTCAGATACGAAGGGAACTCCCAGTTCTATGTCATAATATTCGATCCAACTGCTTCAGAAATTGAATATCCCGTCGAAGCCGGGAAGGGTGTCCATGATAATGATTTGGACCAGCTGCCTAGGAGGAGGACGAACCCAGTGCAgatatttgatgaaattgaatctgatgatgattctATTGAAATCTTGGAGGAGATTCCGGCCGCTGCATCATCATCTCATGCCCATAACCGAAGAAAATCAGCTCAAGTTGATGGGAACAGGCGTTCTATTCGCGCAAAAAAGGAGA CTTTTTGTTTCGTCAAG ATTTCTCCGTCAGCCCACAATTCACCTTTGTTGTGTGAGAAGAAAGAGCTCTTAGGAGTAGCAATTACCAAGCCCTTTCATTTCTTTCTACCTTCTGCTATCACATTGCTCCTTTACTGTCAAGGAAGCAGCGGGATGGCTAACACCACCCATTCCAGACGCCGCAATCTTGTAATCAGCGATGCACCGCACTTTTTCAAAGTTGTCTTTTTCCCCATCAACAGAGGCATG AAAATTCCAACAGCGTTTATGAGGAGATATGGGgataatttgaagaaaatggtGTGGTTGAAGGTTCCAACTGGAGCTTCATGGCCTGTAGAATTGCTTCACAGTGACGAGGGAACTTGGCTACATAAAGGCTGGCAGGAATTTGCAGAATACTATTCCATTGAAAGATTCCATTTCTTGGTTTTCCGATATGATGGAAGTTCCCGGTTCCATGTCGTAATTTTTAATACAGCAGCTTCGGAAATAGAGTATCCAATGGAATCCGGCCACCACGGTATGCATGATCGTCAGGGCCAGCTGCCAAGGAGGACAAGCCTGGTGCGGAAGCCGGAAGAGATTTATtcggatgatgatgatgatgatgaatctATTGAAATTGTGGAGGAGATTTCTGCACCATGCAAGGGTAAAAAGCGGGGAAGAAAGTCAGAAAACACCCATCAGATTGGAAGGGATGATGGATTTGTGCATGGTCTTCAATTCGGAGGGAGGATAAAAG CCAGAGGCCGCTCTGCGTTAAAGAAAAGTACTTCTATAGCTTATCAAAGAGCAAAAGCTTTCAAATCGAAGTGCCCATTCTTTATTGTTTTCATGCAGCCAAGTTATGTTTCCGGTTCATTCACGGTG AATATCCCATTGACCTTCGTCAGGGACTACCTTACTACTACACAGTCTCACTTGGATTGGGAGCTTCGTCTCTCGGAGGGGAAAAAGAAATGGTCTGCGAGGTGTACCTTTCATTCGCGGAATGCCAAAATTTATCGTGGTTGGAAGGAGTTCGTGGTCGAAAACAACTTAGTAACTGGTGATGTTTGTGTCTTCGAACTGGTCATGGGAGCTAAAATCTTCAACGTTACTGTATACAGAAGATGTTGA
- the LOC113701543 gene encoding B3 domain-containing protein REM5: MTSKAKASPSFFKVLVPGFYSKLSMPPLFWKTFEHLLAESALLQIKSGETWSVKIERIGEQYFFTDGWPKFVKDHGLKMGEFLVFWLVLGKNNSTTIFEVAMYGTTGCDKDLNPSAPIHDPRHFLPQLVDQPNPEINRNPLTQPSKSAVQGSRKRKSKKIRYDKGSLDAGKYYTKVLANYHRYRMNVKMPFAKKHGLVNKSEVMLQNTNGASWRVELRLYDNDMLYMCKGWTDFLENNALELGQEYAFEFIPETDSIRVQPFKKR, from the exons ATGACAAGTAAGGCTAAGGCATCGCCTTCCTTCTTTAAAGTCCTCGTCCCTGGCTTTTACTCCAAGCTC AGTATGCCGCCGCTTTTCTGGAAGACATTTGAACATCTGTTGGCTGAAAGTGCCCTGCTTCAGATTAAATCTGGAGAAACATGGTCCGTAAAGATTGAGCGAATTGGTGAGCAATACTTTTTCACTGATGGCTGGCCAAAGTTCGTGAAAGATCATGGCCTGAAAATGGGCGAGTTTCTTGTGTTTTGGCTTGTGCTTGGCAAAAACAATAGTACTACTATCTTCGAAGTTGCAATGTATGGAACCACTGGGTGCGATAAAGATTTGAATCCATCAGCCCCGATCCATGATCCACGTCATTTTTTGCCTCAATTGGTTGATCAACCAAACCCGGAGATCAATCGCAATCCACTTACTCAGCCATCCAAAAGTGCAGTCCAGG GTTCAAGGAAGAGAAAATCAAAGAAGATTCGGTATGACAAGGGATCTCTAGATGCTGGCAAGTACTATACCAAGGTTTTGGCGAATTATCACCGATATAGAATg AACGTAAAGATGCCATTTGCTAAGAAGCATGGACTCGTAAACAAGTCAGAAGTGATGCTGCAAAATACGAATGGAGCATCTTGGCGTGTTGAACTGCGGCTCTACGATAACGATATGCTATACATGTGCAAAGGGTGGACTGATTTCCTGGAAAATAATGCACTAGAGTTGGGACAGGAGTATGCCTTTGAGTTCATTCCTGAAACTGATAGCATCCGGGTTCAGCCGTTCAAGAAACGTTAG